The following coding sequences are from one Methanohalophilus halophilus window:
- a CDS encoding arsenic resistance protein — protein MNFVEKYQSVFILISVSIGLILGQNTLARNYASLFIVPFLMVMLFGIFLQVPLGQLKNSFKNWKFAGVSASINFIFNPTLAFFLGFLFLSDTPALWIGFIMLMVTPCTDWYLLFTGIARGNVPLSASILPMNLILQLLLLPIYLLLFAGNIATINPTLLMESVVLVLLIPFIASLVSKTVVPGIKGEYWLQEKIFPNLDHVQFLFLNLAIISMFASQGEQLVQNPLILLKLITPVLLFFVIVFVVGQIVGRYLGFSYQDTASLNLTTLARNSPIVLAIALTAFPEEPLIALALVIGPLIELPVLGIISHTLLWIRKSVS, from the coding sequence ATGAATTTCGTTGAAAAATATCAGTCAGTATTCATATTAATATCAGTATCTATCGGATTGATACTTGGTCAAAACACGCTTGCCCGCAATTATGCTTCCCTTTTCATTGTCCCATTTCTTATGGTAATGTTGTTTGGGATTTTTTTACAGGTTCCTCTCGGGCAATTGAAAAATTCCTTTAAGAACTGGAAATTTGCAGGAGTCAGTGCAAGCATAAATTTCATATTCAATCCAACGCTGGCTTTTTTTCTGGGATTTTTGTTCCTGAGTGATACGCCTGCATTATGGATTGGCTTTATTATGTTAATGGTTACTCCCTGTACTGATTGGTATTTGCTTTTTACAGGGATTGCCAGGGGCAATGTCCCCCTCTCAGCCTCCATCCTTCCTATGAATTTAATTCTTCAGTTGTTATTATTGCCAATATATCTTTTGCTTTTTGCAGGGAACATTGCAACTATCAACCCGACTCTGCTTATGGAGAGCGTTGTCCTTGTATTGCTCATCCCTTTTATTGCTTCTCTTGTCTCAAAGACTGTCGTGCCTGGAATAAAAGGAGAATACTGGCTTCAGGAAAAAATCTTTCCAAACCTTGACCATGTCCAGTTCTTATTCTTAAATCTTGCAATTATATCTATGTTCGCATCTCAGGGTGAACAACTTGTCCAGAATCCCCTAATACTTCTAAAACTCATAACTCCAGTCTTGTTGTTCTTTGTCATCGTCTTTGTCGTCGGACAAATCGTTGGAAGATATCTTGGTTTTTCATATCAGGATACTGCCAGCTTGAACCTTACAACACTTGCACGTAATTCCCCGATAGTGCTTGCAATCGCACTTACAGCTTTTCCAGAAGAACCACTTATCGCATTGGCACTTGTAATAGGGCCTTTGATAGAATTACCTGTACTTGGCATCATATCCCATACGTTGTTGTGGATTAGAAAATCTGTCTCTTGA
- a CDS encoding phosphoadenosine phosphosulfate reductase domain-containing protein: MSQPVFHGDLLLQWCHSCNVPVLGKKCACGDECVKVNVTPPGDIRPAFLHDIEHINWISEQQFNNPLLDTDRVVLLNKAPYEDRMDEIIVDGEVIASIRYEIGKLEWVLLPRLEAARRILAGKENLTGYVTIEEDVKKFLHKGANLLAPGVLDADPKIQKDDEVIIITPAGEVVATGRARMDGREMMEAKKGTAVKPRWKADTTLKVNDRKPSCWGDVIRANRLIMNESIAEAQTFIQKTIEKEELPISVSYSGGKDSLAVMQLVDECVRDYEMMFADTGLEFPETLENIRHVGELYSKDVKSISVGDAFWESIDAFGPPAVEMRWCCKICKLGPISRLIEENYDKGCLTFVGQRKYESTTRARSNRVWKNPWVGNQTAASPIQDWTALHIWLYIFMNELPYNPLYEKGFDRMGCWLCPSSSLGDLKRLKKTHPHYEEKLMKHLYAYAEKTGIDKQWADYGLWRWKSLPANIKKIAEELGINTAPTKYDPEKLTFTSSVGHRPCTTGEMTAEGSFSTALDMEKVRKSGMLLAIGEVKYTDEMAMITRQKDTAQVFATGSVRVRASSKSDAGKLLKDTENSIRRTLGCMGCGVCIGKCSRNAIRIENKIAYIGDKCTHCGKCIEVCPVVKFSE; this comes from the coding sequence ATGTCACAACCTGTATTCCATGGAGATTTGCTGCTGCAATGGTGCCACAGCTGCAATGTACCAGTTCTTGGCAAAAAATGTGCCTGCGGGGATGAATGTGTAAAAGTAAATGTTACACCCCCCGGAGATATAAGGCCGGCTTTTTTGCACGATATCGAACACATAAACTGGATATCAGAACAACAATTCAACAACCCGCTTCTTGACACGGACAGGGTCGTGCTGCTCAACAAGGCACCCTACGAAGACCGCATGGATGAGATTATTGTTGATGGCGAAGTAATTGCAAGCATACGTTATGAGATCGGGAAACTTGAATGGGTACTCCTGCCCCGACTGGAAGCCGCTCGCAGGATTTTGGCAGGCAAAGAAAACCTTACAGGTTACGTGACCATCGAGGAAGATGTGAAAAAATTCCTGCACAAAGGTGCAAACCTGCTTGCTCCGGGAGTGCTTGATGCGGACCCGAAAATACAGAAAGATGACGAGGTCATAATAATTACCCCCGCCGGCGAAGTCGTTGCCACAGGGCGTGCCCGGATGGATGGCCGGGAAATGATGGAAGCCAAGAAAGGCACTGCAGTCAAACCCCGGTGGAAAGCGGATACGACTTTAAAAGTCAATGACAGAAAACCTTCATGCTGGGGCGATGTTATCCGGGCAAACCGATTGATAATGAATGAATCAATTGCAGAGGCCCAAACCTTCATCCAGAAAACCATTGAAAAAGAGGAACTACCGATATCTGTATCTTATTCCGGAGGCAAGGACAGTCTTGCAGTAATGCAGCTTGTAGATGAATGTGTCAGAGATTATGAAATGATGTTTGCCGATACCGGGCTTGAATTCCCTGAAACACTGGAGAACATCCGGCATGTGGGAGAGTTATATTCAAAGGATGTCAAATCCATAAGTGTCGGTGACGCCTTCTGGGAATCCATCGATGCTTTCGGGCCACCTGCAGTGGAAATGCGGTGGTGCTGCAAAATATGCAAGCTCGGCCCCATAAGCCGGTTGATAGAAGAGAATTATGATAAAGGCTGCCTGACCTTTGTGGGCCAGCGCAAATATGAATCCACCACCCGGGCCCGTAGTAACCGTGTCTGGAAAAATCCCTGGGTGGGCAACCAGACCGCAGCCTCACCGATACAGGACTGGACTGCCCTGCATATCTGGCTCTACATATTCATGAATGAGTTGCCCTACAATCCCCTCTATGAGAAAGGTTTTGACCGGATGGGATGTTGGCTGTGCCCCTCATCTTCATTGGGGGATTTGAAACGTCTGAAAAAGACCCATCCCCATTACGAAGAAAAACTGATGAAGCATTTGTATGCCTATGCCGAGAAAACCGGCATCGACAAGCAATGGGCTGATTATGGGCTCTGGAGATGGAAATCACTCCCCGCCAACATAAAAAAAATAGCCGAGGAACTGGGAATTAATACTGCTCCCACCAAATACGACCCTGAAAAATTGACATTTACCTCAAGTGTGGGTCATCGGCCCTGCACCACCGGGGAAATGACAGCTGAGGGAAGTTTCTCCACAGCCCTTGACATGGAAAAAGTAAGGAAAAGCGGCATGTTACTTGCTATTGGCGAGGTAAAGTATACAGACGAGATGGCAATGATCACCCGGCAAAAAGATACAGCACAGGTCTTTGCGACAGGTTCGGTAAGAGTGAGAGCATCTTCCAAATCCGATGCCGGGAAACTCCTCAAGGATACAGAAAATTCAATACGCCGGACTCTGGGCTGTATGGGTTGCGGGGTGTGTATCGGCAAATGTTCCCGCAATGCAATCCGGATCGAAAACAAAATTGCCTACATCGGGGATAAGTGCACCCACTGTGGCAAATGTATAGAGGTCTGCCCCGTGGTGAAATTTTCTGAATAA
- a CDS encoding (Fe-S)-binding protein: MYSFQEKIDSCIDCKKCWDVCPANTVTEGNRFTPQGKIESLAKVVAGEKLTQDEMDNIYLSTRCGACDDVCPVDIPITDIIQYERELLAKQGREPAKTTAISKNIIERNSPGGMDPSKRFDWVTEDLEISEKSDIAYMAGCWVAHSQPDIARSTIRLLNHADIRPMLLKEEKCCGLFLIDNGHLEEAAEHAKKFVDYIESLGVKKVVVSCPGCYIVLNHEYPNLYRELDFDVEYSLNIFRDMINDGTLKPKKLDYTVSIRDACPVRNLKDVPRDILSSMVEVKELFDDKQVCCGGPAGLKPNFPEISSDIAMLSVKNYKEKADMLVSYCPFCMHHIGGVCKSKDEELNMKDISVLLAENIFGDVKEMKS, translated from the coding sequence ATGTATAGTTTCCAGGAAAAAATTGATTCATGTATAGATTGCAAGAAATGCTGGGATGTCTGTCCTGCCAATACGGTTACAGAAGGTAATCGTTTTACTCCACAGGGAAAGATTGAGTCCCTCGCAAAGGTAGTTGCAGGTGAAAAACTGACACAGGACGAAATGGATAACATTTATCTTTCCACACGCTGCGGAGCCTGTGATGATGTCTGTCCAGTAGACATTCCCATAACTGATATCATACAGTATGAAAGAGAGTTGTTAGCAAAACAGGGCAGAGAACCTGCCAAAACCACAGCGATCTCAAAGAACATTATTGAACGCAACAGTCCCGGGGGTATGGATCCTTCTAAGAGGTTTGATTGGGTCACCGAGGATCTTGAAATATCCGAAAAATCTGATATCGCCTACATGGCAGGTTGCTGGGTTGCACACAGTCAGCCGGATATAGCCAGGTCTACCATCCGTCTACTCAATCATGCCGACATCCGGCCAATGCTATTAAAGGAAGAAAAATGCTGCGGTCTTTTCCTGATTGATAATGGTCATCTCGAAGAAGCAGCAGAGCACGCCAAAAAATTCGTAGACTATATTGAATCCCTGGGAGTAAAGAAAGTTGTCGTATCCTGCCCTGGCTGCTACATAGTTTTGAATCATGAGTATCCGAATCTTTATCGAGAGTTGGATTTTGATGTGGAATATTCTCTCAATATTTTCAGGGATATGATCAATGATGGCACACTCAAACCAAAAAAACTTGATTACACCGTTTCAATAAGAGATGCCTGTCCAGTTAGAAACTTAAAGGATGTACCCCGAGATATTCTTTCAAGTATGGTGGAGGTAAAGGAACTTTTCGATGACAAACAGGTGTGTTGTGGAGGACCTGCCGGCCTTAAACCCAACTTCCCGGAAATATCATCGGATATTGCCATGTTGTCGGTTAAGAACTATAAAGAGAAAGCCGATATGCTGGTCTCTTATTGTCCCTTCTGCATGCATCATATAGGTGGTGTTTGTAAATCAAAGGATGAAGAACTGAATATGAAGGACATTTCAGTTTTGCTGGCAGAAAACATATTTGGAGATGTCAAGGAGATGAAATCATGA
- a CDS encoding thiamine pyrophosphate-binding protein, protein MEEMNGAQGLVKCLEDLGVKHVFGYTGAAILPVFHALHDSDIGITISSNEQSAAFSAAGYSRSGDVIGVAMVTSGPAITNTLTGVADAYGDSIPMLVFAGQVPEHKIGTDSFQHINVSGIFEDAAKKVIQLSNNDDIESIVKDAYYFACSGKPGPVVIDFPLDKQQKKHEYRARDVSIFKQSYNDDRHLSDQQCAEFYELLLNSEKPLLYLGGGLNSRRGRKAIRAFNDYFKIPSVNTLMAKGVVDERGDLNLGMLGMFGTPYANMIIQENDFFFAIGVRWDDRIAEKVGFGIEAEIAYIDINPEKMHQIKIERFPKFTFIGDAATALTDLLAYAKRNNIQLDINQWQKYATGLKRTWPLDYNHKSDRIQSAEMMDMLAGFIDESTKITTGVGNHQMLAAQYLPMQQEQSFMSSGSFGTMGFAVPTAIGVHYANPGSKVIAIDGDGSLKMNLGELHTIASLDLPVKILLLNNMSDGMVLNLQDVAYGGIRTGTRRTKDIPFAEIARSFGFNYAKRVSDREDLRKSLEDFLDTDGPSFLEVLTDREEILYPKVPAGCSYSDMILGPYIKKVSSD, encoded by the coding sequence ATGGAAGAAATGAACGGGGCGCAAGGGCTGGTTAAATGTCTGGAGGATCTTGGGGTCAAACACGTTTTTGGTTATACAGGAGCAGCCATCCTTCCGGTATTTCATGCCCTGCATGACAGCGATATCGGGATAACCATCAGCTCAAATGAACAATCTGCCGCCTTCAGTGCAGCCGGCTACTCAAGATCAGGAGATGTAATAGGTGTTGCCATGGTTACTTCAGGCCCTGCCATAACCAACACACTCACAGGAGTTGCGGATGCCTATGGGGACAGCATACCGATGCTTGTATTTGCAGGCCAGGTTCCGGAACACAAAATAGGGACCGATTCCTTCCAGCATATCAATGTAAGTGGTATATTCGAAGATGCTGCAAAAAAGGTTATTCAGTTATCCAACAATGATGATATTGAATCGATAGTCAAGGATGCCTATTATTTTGCCTGTTCAGGAAAACCCGGTCCTGTAGTCATAGATTTCCCGCTTGATAAACAGCAGAAAAAGCATGAATACAGAGCAAGGGATGTCAGTATATTCAAGCAAAGCTATAATGATGATCGGCATCTGAGTGACCAGCAATGTGCAGAATTCTATGAGTTACTGCTAAATTCCGAAAAACCCCTGCTCTATCTGGGCGGGGGACTCAATTCCAGAAGAGGCAGAAAGGCTATACGTGCCTTTAATGACTATTTCAAAATACCTTCTGTCAATACACTGATGGCAAAGGGAGTTGTGGATGAGCGGGGCGATCTGAATCTGGGAATGCTTGGAATGTTTGGCACACCCTATGCAAATATGATCATTCAGGAAAATGACTTTTTCTTTGCCATCGGCGTGCGGTGGGATGACCGGATTGCGGAGAAAGTCGGTTTTGGAATCGAAGCGGAGATTGCTTATATTGACATAAACCCTGAAAAAATGCACCAGATCAAGATCGAACGTTTTCCAAAGTTTACATTCATAGGTGATGCTGCCACCGCCCTTACCGATTTATTGGCCTATGCAAAACGGAACAATATACAACTGGATATCAATCAATGGCAAAAATATGCAACAGGACTCAAACGTACCTGGCCCTTGGATTACAATCACAAATCAGACAGGATACAGAGTGCAGAGATGATGGATATGCTGGCAGGTTTTATTGATGAGAGTACCAAAATAACCACAGGGGTCGGCAATCACCAGATGCTTGCGGCCCAATATCTTCCGATGCAGCAGGAGCAGAGTTTCATGTCCTCAGGTTCGTTCGGAACCATGGGATTTGCAGTTCCAACAGCCATTGGTGTGCATTATGCCAATCCTGGTTCAAAGGTTATTGCCATTGACGGGGACGGTAGCCTAAAAATGAATCTGGGGGAACTGCACACAATAGCATCTCTGGACCTGCCGGTCAAGATACTGCTACTGAACAATATGAGTGATGGCATGGTTTTGAATCTCCAGGATGTTGCCTACGGTGGAATCCGTACCGGAACCCGACGAACAAAGGATATTCCCTTTGCAGAAATTGCCCGATCCTTTGGTTTCAATTACGCAAAAAGGGTAAGTGACAGGGAAGATCTGCGAAAGTCTCTTGAGGATTTTCTGGATACAGACGGCCCATCATTCCTTGAAGTTCTTACAGACAGGGAAGAAATACTTTATCCAAAGGTTCCTGCAGGTTGTTCGTACAGCGATATGATTCTTGGACCGTATATCAAAAAGGTATCTTCTGACTGA
- a CDS encoding class I SAM-dependent methyltransferase: MKIKESGMPDENVWEGFFRADEILKKLGLNDKIADVADFGCGYGTFTIPAAKIIKGKVYAIDIESEMIEITEQKAKVENLGNIELVLRDFVSKGSDLEDESVDYIILANILHVEEPEKLLRETYRVLRQEGKIVIIHWNYDPTTPRGPPLEIRPTPEKCIDWAKSSGFKSPLTYDLKPYHYGIVLSKGKM, from the coding sequence ATGAAAATAAAAGAAAGCGGAATGCCCGATGAAAATGTATGGGAAGGGTTTTTTAGAGCAGATGAGATCCTTAAAAAACTGGGTTTGAACGATAAAATTGCGGATGTAGCCGATTTTGGTTGTGGTTATGGAACCTTTACAATTCCAGCTGCAAAAATAATAAAGGGGAAAGTCTACGCCATCGATATAGAGTCAGAAATGATAGAGATTACAGAACAAAAGGCAAAAGTGGAGAATTTGGGCAATATTGAATTAGTGCTTCGTGATTTTGTATCGAAAGGCAGTGATCTTGAAGACGAAAGTGTAGATTATATCATTTTAGCCAATATTTTGCATGTGGAAGAGCCGGAAAAACTACTCAGAGAAACTTATAGGGTTCTGAGACAAGAGGGGAAAATAGTAATCATTCATTGGAATTATGATCCGACAACTCCAAGGGGCCCACCGCTGGAAATTCGCCCTACACCAGAAAAATGCATAGATTGGGCTAAATCCTCAGGATTCAAAAGTCCCTTGACATATGACCTTAAACCATACCATTATGGAATTGTCCTTAGTAAAGGGAAAATGTGA
- a CDS encoding CGGC domain-containing protein: MKVGLIRCMQTEDMCPATTDFKVMKEKKLAFKDVEGEIEVIGVVSCGGCPGKKAVPRAAEMVRRGADTIALASCITKGNPIGFACPHSEQMKTAIKKKIGDSIQLIDYTH, translated from the coding sequence ATGAAAGTAGGTTTAATCAGATGTATGCAAACAGAGGATATGTGTCCTGCAACAACGGATTTTAAAGTAATGAAGGAGAAAAAACTTGCATTCAAAGATGTTGAGGGCGAAATTGAAGTGATAGGTGTTGTTTCATGTGGTGGTTGCCCTGGAAAGAAAGCAGTTCCGAGGGCTGCTGAAATGGTCAGACGTGGAGCCGATACAATTGCTCTTGCTTCTTGCATCACAAAAGGTAATCCAATAGGTTTTGCCTGTCCGCATTCTGAACAGATGAAAACAGCAATCAAAAAGAAAATAGGTGATTCGATACAATTAATTGATTATACTCATTAA
- a CDS encoding threonyl-tRNA synthetase editing domain-containing protein: MKMLLFDTEYFWYDTFSKTLENVGDIKKEEKIETTAVVFMHVELEDEERKNKIIKNAVKTFKWYLNKVDKERIVLHSFAHLSSSTSSPEFAAEIISEIKEKLINKGIEVHTTPFGYFSEFSIHVRGESLAKIFKEI, from the coding sequence ATGAAAATGTTACTGTTTGATACTGAATATTTTTGGTATGACACTTTTAGTAAGACCCTAGAAAATGTAGGAGACATTAAAAAAGAAGAAAAAATAGAAACTACTGCTGTTGTTTTCATGCATGTTGAACTGGAGGACGAGGAGAGAAAAAACAAGATCATAAAAAATGCTGTGAAAACTTTCAAGTGGTATCTTAATAAAGTAGATAAAGAAAGAATAGTTTTGCATTCTTTTGCACATCTCTCATCAAGTACATCCTCCCCTGAATTCGCAGCGGAAATTATTTCTGAAATTAAGGAAAAATTAATCAACAAGGGAATAGAGGTCCATACAACACCATTTGGCTACTTTTCTGAATTTTCTATCCATGTTCGTGGCGAATCTCTTGCAAAAATTTTTAAAGAGATATAA
- the cas4 gene encoding CRISPR-associated protein Cas4, with translation MFCETNSNVSEVVLYTKCPRKVYFASRNETIADDIKKPYIRHLLLKELALSCAEIARSQQEMFPLLQTRVEEIVQEIITIYSDELEHIDENQFKDAVEDVYEVLPAIAANLKSQSDEEMIELITPVEIEPLMHSDKLNLTGAPSAIVFHDNQKIPLLIKTSNAPKQGVWKNDRIPLAAYSMLAEETYGQPVNSAVLFYASQGQARPVRIRPAERREVLNILKRIEKIKNGKMPQAKRGKLCVYCPYEHMCESQGDSLASKFF, from the coding sequence ATGTTCTGCGAAACAAATTCCAATGTTTCGGAAGTAGTGCTCTACACTAAGTGCCCCCGAAAAGTATACTTTGCCAGCAGGAATGAAACAATAGCAGATGACATTAAAAAACCTTACATCCGTCATTTGCTGCTAAAAGAACTGGCTCTTTCCTGTGCAGAGATTGCCAGGTCACAGCAGGAAATGTTCCCCCTGCTGCAAACGCGGGTAGAAGAAATAGTACAGGAAATAATAACCATCTATTCTGACGAATTGGAGCACATTGATGAAAACCAATTCAAAGATGCTGTGGAAGATGTATACGAAGTATTGCCTGCAATAGCAGCCAATTTAAAGAGCCAATCCGATGAAGAAATGATTGAACTCATAACACCCGTTGAAATCGAACCCCTGATGCATTCGGACAAATTAAACTTAACTGGTGCACCATCGGCAATCGTCTTTCACGATAACCAGAAGATACCTCTGCTCATAAAGACCAGTAATGCCCCAAAACAGGGTGTTTGGAAAAATGACCGGATACCTCTGGCAGCCTACTCCATGCTTGCAGAAGAAACATACGGTCAGCCGGTAAATTCCGCAGTGCTTTTTTATGCCTCACAGGGCCAGGCAAGACCCGTGAGAATACGGCCAGCCGAGCGCAGGGAGGTGCTTAATATTCTCAAACGAATAGAAAAGATAAAGAATGGAAAAATGCCTCAGGCAAAGCGGGGAAAACTCTGTGTATACTGCCCATACGAACATATGTGTGAATCACAGGGGGATTCACTGGCTTCAAAGTTCTTCTGA
- a CDS encoding DUF2284 domain-containing protein, with protein MTIPDENYRILEQMGEELGAKSIRLIPAENIIVENRTILKCIFGCNGYGSQVCPPFIPTVEEFRQMLTEYQWALLVDWKSENRFSREISENFIKYSVKSPDEEEIKQQHEETLKTVMKERKERIQPGSIELEKLAWKLGYNTALATFPGMCTWCANSDYTDVNCASSQGECHHPTIRRPCLMGLGIRLDKTLNKLGIPFQKFPMDDTIPSQYTLILLD; from the coding sequence ATGACCATTCCTGACGAGAATTACAGAATTCTGGAACAAATGGGTGAAGAACTCGGAGCAAAAAGTATCAGACTTATTCCTGCAGAGAACATAATAGTCGAGAACAGGACTATTTTAAAATGCATATTTGGATGTAATGGTTACGGCAGTCAGGTCTGCCCTCCCTTTATACCGACAGTGGAAGAATTCAGGCAAATGCTGACGGAGTACCAATGGGCCCTGCTCGTTGACTGGAAATCAGAAAACCGGTTTTCCAGGGAAATAAGTGAGAATTTTATTAAATACAGTGTCAAATCCCCTGATGAAGAAGAGATTAAACAGCAGCATGAAGAAACTTTAAAAACTGTTATGAAGGAGCGCAAGGAAAGAATCCAACCGGGAAGTATAGAACTTGAGAAACTCGCCTGGAAACTGGGATACAATACTGCTCTTGCCACTTTTCCGGGAATGTGCACATGGTGTGCCAACAGTGATTATACCGATGTAAACTGTGCAAGTTCCCAGGGAGAATGCCATCATCCGACCATTCGCCGACCCTGCCTGATGGGACTTGGTATCAGGCTTGACAAAACATTGAATAAACTGGGCATACCTTTCCAGAAATTCCCCATGGACGATACAATCCCCTCTCAATATACGTTGATATTGCTGGATTAA
- a CDS encoding helix-turn-helix domain-containing protein yields the protein MTEDASKENLRHRLAEKMAGEITLSDKPGEALKKWRLNFEIAQTDISSYLGVSPSVISDYESGRRKSPGTLIVSKIVDALINIDSESGGHKVHAYEGMLYSDQASKAVYATYEYTYPMQLAKLATLIEADVANRGVEKPLYGFTVVDSKKAILELSSHEFQKLYGWSTERAMIFTKVSTGKSPMVAIRVTNLKPAAVVLHGLSIREVDPMAKKMAEVDRIPLLATTMDLDELIEALKHYSQYQVME from the coding sequence ATGACCGAGGATGCATCAAAGGAAAACTTACGTCACCGCCTGGCTGAAAAAATGGCTGGTGAGATCACTCTTTCGGATAAGCCCGGGGAGGCTCTGAAAAAATGGAGACTCAATTTCGAGATAGCCCAGACTGATATATCTTCATATCTGGGTGTTTCGCCCTCTGTGATAAGTGATTATGAAAGTGGAAGACGAAAGTCTCCGGGAACCCTTATCGTCAGCAAGATTGTGGATGCTCTGATAAATATTGATTCAGAAAGCGGAGGCCACAAGGTACATGCCTATGAAGGCATGCTATACAGTGATCAGGCATCAAAAGCGGTCTATGCAACTTACGAATACACATATCCAATGCAGCTTGCAAAACTGGCCACTCTTATAGAGGCGGATGTGGCCAACCGGGGTGTGGAAAAACCCCTGTATGGTTTTACGGTGGTAGACAGTAAGAAGGCAATCCTTGAATTGTCTTCCCATGAATTCCAGAAACTTTATGGATGGAGCACCGAACGTGCCATGATATTCACAAAAGTGTCTACAGGGAAATCCCCCATGGTAGCAATCAGGGTCACAAACCTGAAACCTGCAGCAGTGGTTCTGCATGGCCTTAGCATCAGGGAGGTGGATCCAATGGCCAAAAAAATGGCAGAAGTTGACAGGATCCCTTTGCTGGCAACGACTATGGACCTTGATGAATTGATCGAGGCATTAAAACACTACAGTCAATATCAGGTAATGGAATGA